Proteins from a genomic interval of Capsicum annuum cultivar UCD-10X-F1 chromosome 4, UCD10Xv1.1, whole genome shotgun sequence:
- the LOC107867136 gene encoding patatin-like protein 2, translating into MERTTSQIQPPTYGDLITILSIDGGGIRGIIPATILSFLESQLQELDGKDARLADYFDLIAGTSTGGLVTAMLTAPDENGRPLYAAKDITPFYLEHGPKIFPQKNCGLFTPIGKMAKALIGPKYDGKYLREIIREKLKDCRLSNTITNVVIPTFDIKKLQPTIFSTYETKRSDYYDAKLSDVCISTSAAPTILPAHYFKVEDDKGNVREHNLIDGSVAANNPGLVAITEISKEILKKNKDFFPIKPMDYGRFLVISIGTGAAKREQEYNSSLAAKWGIISWLFHKGSTPLFEIFTQSSADMIDYHNSVVFQALRSEDSYLRIQEDKLNRTEASVDVSTKENLERLVEIGENLLKKPLSRVNLETGLSEPIPDGGTNEKALKRFATILANERRLRELRSPDSSLIQKA; encoded by the exons ATGGAAAGAACGACATCTCAAATTCAACCTCCAACTTATGGAGATTTGATCACTATTCTTAGCATTGATGGAGGTGGCATTCGAGGAATTATTCCAGCTACCATCCTCAGTTTTCTTGAATCCCAACTTCAG GAGTTGGATGGAAAAGATGCAAGACTTGCAGATTATTTTGACTTAATTGCTGGTACGAGTACTGGTGGTCTAGTGACGGCGATGCTAACGGCGCCGGACGAAAATGGTCGTCCACTTTATGCAGCCAAAGATATTACACCATTTTATTTGGAGCATGGTCCAAAGATTTTTCCACAAAAGAACtg TGGTTTGTTTACTCCAATTGGGAAGATGGCGAAAGCTCTAATAGGACCAAAATATGATGGCAAATACCTACGTGAGATCATCAGGGAAAAATTGAAAGATTGTCGCCTTAGTAACACTATCACTAATGTTGTTATTCCCACTTTTGATATCAAGAAGTTGCAACCAACCATTTTCTCCACTTATGAG ACAAAACGATCTGACTATTATGATGCAAAATTGTCCGACGTTTGTATAAGTACTTCAGCAGCTCCTACTATTCTTCCAGCTCATTATTTCAAAGTTGAAGATGACAAAGGCAATGTTAGAGAACATAATCTCATTGATGGCAGCGTTGCTGCAAATAATCCG GGTTTGGTTGCAATAACAGAAATAAGCaaagaaattttgaagaagaaCAAAGATTTCTTCCCAATAAAACCTATGGACTATGGTCGTTTTCTTGTAATATCAATAGGGACAGGAGCTGCAAAACGTGAACAAGAATATAATTCATCTTTGGCAGCCAAATGGGGTATCATTAGTTGGTTGTTTCACAAAGGTTCCACACCTTTGTTTGAAATATTCACTCAATCAAGTGCTGATATGATTGATTACCATAATTCTGTTGTTTTTCAAGCTCTTCGCAGTGAAGATAGTTACCTCCGAATTCAA GAGGATAAACTAAATAGAACAGAAGCCTCAGTGGATGTGTCTACAAAGGAAAATTTGGAGAGGCTTGTGGAAATAGGGGAAAATTTATTGAAGAAACCACTTTCAAGGGTAAATTTGGAGACAGGATTATCAGAACCAATTCCTGATGGAGGCACTAATGAGAAGGCCCTTAAGAG gtttgcaaCAATATTGGCCAATGAAAGAAGACTTCGTGAGCTAAGGTCTCCAGACTCTTCACTTATTCAGAAAGCCTAG
- the LOC107867137 gene encoding patatin-like protein 2 isoform X3 encodes MEKVISSGSFKLQPPTYGKLITVLSIDGGGIRGIIPATILEYLESQLQELDGEDARIADYFDIIAGTSTGGLVTAMLTAPNKDSRPMFAAKDIKPFYLEHGPKIFPQNRMIMFGSIMKTLKSLIGPKYDGKYLHQVIEEKLGETPLHETLTNVVIPTFDIKNLQPTMFSTFEAKEKPLMDARLSDICISTSAAPTYLPAHYFRTQDKDGNFHEFNLVDGGVAANNPALVAISQVTKQIMTGNPDFFPIKPIDYGRILVISIGTGSDKVAQKYNAKIASKWGILGWLRNGGSTPIVDVFTQASGDMVDFHISVVFQALHSEENYLRIQDDTLSGTDSSVDISTKQNMDKLVEIGENLLKKPTSRVNLQTGLFEEYKNSGTNEETLKRFAKLLSEEKRLRDATSPHTNKSSE; translated from the exons ATGGAGAAGGTAATATCATCAGGTTCATTCAAGCTGCAGCCTCCAACTTATGGTAAACTCATAACAGTTTTGAGCATCGATGGGGGTGGCATTAGAGGAATTATTCCAGCTACCATTCTTGAGTATCTTGAATCTCAACTCCAG GAATTGGATGGTGAAGATGCAAGAATTGCAGATTATTTCGACATAATTGCAGGAACAAGCACAGGTGGTCTTGTCACAGCCATGCTAACAGCTCCAAACAAAGACAGTCGTCCTATGTTTGCTGCTAAGGACATTAAGCCCTTCTATCTTGAACATGGTCCCAAGATATTCCCACAGAACAG GATGATAATGTTTGGATCAATAATGAAGACATTGAAATCTCTAATAGGACCAAAGTATGATGGGaaatatcttcaccaagtcaTAGAGGAGAAATTGGGGGAGACTCCTTTGCATGAGACTTTGACTAATGTGGTTATTCCAACTTTTGATATCAAGAATTTACAGCCAACAATGTTCTCCACTTTTGAG GCCAAAGAAAAACCATTGATGGATGCTCGACTTTCCGATATATGCATTAGCACATCAGCTGCTCCTACCTATCTTCCTGCACATTATTTTCGAACTCAAGATAAAGATGGAAACTTTCATGAGTTCAATCTCGTTGATGGTGGAGTTGCAGCTAATAATCCA GCCCTTGTTGCTATAAGCCAAGTGACCAAACAAATAATGACTGGAAATCCAGATTTTTTcccaatcaaacccattgattaTGGAAGAATTTTGGTGATTTCTATAGGCACTGGATCAGATAAAGTGGCACAAAAATATAATGCAAAAATTGCATCAAAATGGGGTATCTTGGGATGGCTACGTAATGGAGGTTCAACTCCAATTGTGGATGTATTTACTCAAGCCAGTGGTGATATGGTTGATTTTCATATTTCTGTTGTCTTTCAAGCTCTTCATTCTGAAGAAAATTACCTTCGTATTCAG GATGACACATTAAGTGGAACAGACTCCTCTGTTGACATATCAACCAAACAGAACATGGACAAATTGGTTGAAATTGGAGAAAATTTATTGAAGAAACCAACTTCAAGGGTAAATCTTCAAACAGGCCTATTTGAAGAATACAAAAATAGTGGCACAAATGAAGAAACCTTGAAAAG GTTTGCGAAGTTGCTTTCAGAAGAAAAAAGACTCAGGGATGCCACGTCACCTCATACGAATAAATCCTCAGAGTAG
- the LOC107867135 gene encoding patatin-like protein 2 codes for MERKTSQIQPPTYGDLITILSIDGGGVRGIIPATILSYLESQLQELDGKDARLADYFDVIAGTSTGGLVTAMLTAPDENNRPLYAAKDITPFYLEHCPKIFPQKNCGWFASIGKMMQALIGPKYDGKYLREIVKEKLKNTRLSNTITNVVIPTFDIKKLQPTIFSSYETKRSACYDAKLSDICISTSAAPTYLPAHNFTVEDSKGNVREHNLIDGGVAANNPGLVAIAEVSKEIFKNNPDFFPIKPTDYGRFLVISIGTGAAKSEQKYNSSLAAKWGIVDWLFHKGSTPLIEVFSQSSADMVDYHNSVVFQALHSEKSYLRIQEDELNGTEASVDVSTKENLERLVEIGKNLLKKPLLRVNLETGLTEPIPKGGTNEEALKRFAISLVNEKRLRESRSPLTKKVSK; via the exons ATGGAGAGAAAAACATCTCAAATTCAACCTCCAACTTATGGAGATTTGATCACTATTCTTAGCATCGATGGAGGTGGTGTTCGAGGAATTATTCCAGCTACTATCCTCAGTTATCTTGAATCTCAACTTCAg GAGTTGGATGGAAAGGATGCAAGACTTGCAGATTACTTCGACGTAATTGCTGGAACGAGCACTGGTGGCCTTGTAACAGCCATGTTAACAGCTCCAGACGAAAATAATCGTCCACTTTATGCAGCAAAAGATATTACACCATTTTATTTGGAGCATTGTCCAAAGATTTTTCCACAAAAGAACTG TGGTTGGTTTGCTTCAATTGGGAAGATGATGCAAGCATTAATAGGACCAAAATATGATGGCAAATACCTACGTGAGATCGtcaaggagaaattgaaaaataCTCGTCTTAGTAACACTATCACTAATGTTGTCATTCCTACTTTTGATATCAAGAAGTTGCAACCAACCATTTTCTCTAGTTATGAG ACGAAACGATCAGCATGTTATGATGCAAAATTGTCCGATATTTGTATTAGTACTTCAGCAGCACCAACTTATCTTCCAGCTCATAATTTCACAGTTGAAGATAGCAAAGGCAACGTCAGAGAACATAATCTCATTGATGGTGGCGTTGCTGCAAACAATCCG GGTTTGGTTGCAATAGCAGAAGTAAGCAAAGAAATTTTCAAGAACAACCCGGATTTCTTCCCAATAAAACCAACAGATTATGGTCGTTTTCTTGTAATATCAATAGGGACAGGAGCTGCAAAAAGTGAACAGAAATATAATTCATCCTTGGCAGCCAAATGGGGTATTGTAGATTGGTTATTTCACAAAGGTTCCACACCATTAATAGAAGTATTCTCACAATCAAGTGCTGATATGGTTGATTACCATAATTCTGTTGTTTTCCAAGCTCTTCATAGTGAAAAGAGTTACCTTCGAATTCAA GAGGATGAACTAAATGGAACAGAAGCCTCAGTGGATGTGTCTACAAAGGAAAATTTGGAGAGGCTTGTAGAAATTGGGAAAAACTTATTGAAGAAACCACTTTTAAGGGTAAATTTGGAAACAGGTTTAACAGAACCAATTCCTAAAGGAGGCACTAATGAGGAAGCCCTTAagag gtttgcaaTATCATTGGTCAATGAAAAAAGACTTCGTGAGTCAAGGTCTCCACTTACCAAGAAAGTCTCCAAGTAA